The Paenibacillus wynnii DNA window TGCACTGTCACGCGCCGTTTCAATATCACGCGGTAGACGAAGCAGGCTCTCACGCAAGGCCTCGATGTACGAAAGAATCAGCTTCAGAATGCAGAAGCCTTTCTCGGTAAACAGTAAGCGCGATACGTAAAAGGGTCCCTGCTCCGGATGCAGGAAGATCCGTTCCAGTTCTTCTCCGAAGCGTCCAACGATTTCACCGGGAAGCTGCTTTTTGGATTTAATGTATTCTTCACGCGCACGGGCCAGGAAGTTCTGTTCCAGCTCGGTATCCATGCTTACGACTTGATTCTTGATCACATTGGCATGGCTGAGACGTTCACTGTTCTGATAACCCGGCAGCGGCTCGGGCACACGGGCTTCAAAGGTCTTGATCATACTGTCGAGGTCAATCCCAAGCTTGCGGGCAAACTTCTCTACATCCTCTTGACCCGGTGCCTGATGGAACATATTCTCCATTTTCTCGAACAGCCGAAACGCCAGATAAGTTGTCATTTCCTCAATAGGCAGCACAGCGGAAGAAGCCCCGATGATGTTGTATTCATAGTTAGCCGGATACGTTTTATTCATCTGGGCGATATTCGTCCGAATGTTGCTGATATAGTCATGGATGGCGAACTCTTCACCCGATTGCTTTTCCTCGCTGGCCATAAAGTTGGTAATATTCTCCGCGGTTACATTCATGCAGTAATCATAGGCATTCTCCAGAAGCTTGCCTTCGGTGTTGGTTGCAGAGATCAGATGACATAGATTGAACGGAGGAAGCGGGGAATTCACCGTCAAAATATTACCGTACTGCTGGCGGAATCTCTCCCCCCGGCTGTCTACATTCATCCAGTAATCCAGCTCTTTCAGCGCCGCGTAACCATTCTTGCGGATATATTCACGGGTATGCTCACTAAGACTTTTATTCGCTAAATTCACGTCCGGTGTGAACAGATACCCCAAAGTGTTGACGCGATCAATACCTGCGGATCCGAAGTCGCGTTCAATAATCCCCCGCACGATATAGGCAATATCCAGAAACGCACCGCTGCCTGTACCCCCCGAAAGACCTGTCAGCAGGAATACCATCAGCTTCTTGTTCGTGCCGACAGAGAGTGTCTTGATCTTCTTATCAATAGCGGCAACTACTTGATTAATCTTCGTAAACAACAGCAATCTGCCAGCTTGTCTTACACCTGCTGCTCCGTTCATACCGTCAGTGATACTCATCTCGGGAGACAGCCATTCCGTAATATAAGGCTCGAGGATGCTGCGGTTTTGCAGAAGTCCACCGATTTCGGCATTCGCCAGCAGCACAAATTCATTCTGCGGGTCGAGCCCGATGCCTTTGTATTTTTTACCGCGATCCTGTTCATTGGTCTCAAAAGCTAAAAACTCCACATTATCGGGCTTATCCCGTTTCTTCTTAGACAACGGATCCTCAGGCAGCTTAAAGCGGCGGTTAATCTGATATTTCAAACGCAGTAGCGCGTCTATACCCGTCCCGCCAAGTCCTATGATCAGCATTGGATTATCAATGGTATCCACTCTGATCTTGTCGCTCACAATACCCCCGCCAAGGGATACGTCCAACTGCTGAATATGCTCTCTCACTACCGGTTTCATATGCTTTCCCCCTATAAGTTCTGCGTTCAGTACTATACTAAATATTCGATCATAATCGTCTTGTCCACGCTTGGCAGCAGCACCGAAATCCGGTCACCGCTCTTCAGTTCCATACCCCGGGAGGCATCTGCATTACGTCCTGACCTTTCCACTGTCAGTCCATCTCCCCCACGAACCAGCAACCTGTCATTCTTGCCGGGTGTGAAGATCAGCTTCTCACTTTCTTTGAGCTCCGGCGCCAGCTGCAGCAATTGATGAAGGGTGAACTTCCCTCTGAATCCGTTCAGTTTTTTATATTGAGGATAGGTTTTCTCACCCGTATTTCCATCACGCACTTCCAGTACCATCTGACCTACAAAACCCCGTGTGGACTTCTTCCACAACATCCATAAGGCTACACCTGCAGCCAGTAACAAAAGAACTCCAGCGATGATAAAATACAGTGTCTTGGAGGAGGTTGAAGTGTCAGTAGGCTCTTCATTAGCTCCCGCCGTTCCGGTTCCTGTTCCAGCTCCGGTGCTGCCGGTTCCCGCTGTACCCTTCACGGCATTAACCTTAACTGTATCACTCTCTCGGTAAAAGCTGCTCTCTTCCGCCCGAACCTTCAATTCATAATTATGATTGTCCTTCACCTCGAATGTCCCTTTAAAAACATCGCCAGAGTTATCCAGCGGAATCTCCTCAACCGTCCCAGTGTCTATATCGGTAGCCAGCAATACCGCATTCATATTCTGATACAAGTTGCTGAGTGTTACCTGAGTCCCATTGCTGAACAGATGGGAGGCAATATCGATTTTGTCTCCTTTTTTATAGGCATTCGAAGACAGCGGATCGATTTTCAGCTCCAAATCATAGTTGAATACGAGATTAATATCGATCTTGTCCTTAGCGACACCCTTCACTTGAAGCTTCCAATCGCCTTGCTGCGGCGTCAATAGCTTGATTAGGCTGTATGTTTTGGACTTCGATAACAGCACATCCCCAGACGGAATCGCTACGCTTTTCCCTGATGGATCCGTCAGCTTCGCGGTTACAGGCTGTGACGACATAATAGAAATATTGGCTTCCAACACGTTGGCATTCGGCACATTCACGGTCACATCCTGATAGCTGCCATTCGCCGTAATTGATTGAACGGGTACAATCTTCAGCTTCAGATGGCTGGCAAAGATTTCACTCAGGATTTGGGGTAGATCATCCGCTGAATCCGTCGCAAAGGCTTTACCTCCTGTCTTGTCTGAAAGATCCGCTAAAATTTGCTTATTAAGCTTGCCGTTTGCATTCAGACCGATGGTATAGATGGGATACCCGTTCTTCTTGGCCGCTTCTACCGCCTGATTTAACTCTTGATCCGACTGGCTCTGCGTTCTCCCCGTCGCTTCGTTCAGGTCGTTATTCCCGTCCGCAAGCATAACAATCATAGGCTCATGAGAAGGGTCGCTTCCGTTCTGCAATACCTTAATCGCTTCTTCTACCCCAACGGCAATATCCGTATAGGAGCCGCGGTCCAAACCATCGATGAAGTCCTTCAGATCCTGCTTGTCATCAGCGGAACTGATTTGCAGCAAGGCCTTCTCCCGTTGTACCTTGTCGGTATAGGCTACAATCCCGACCTTGTCTCCTTGCGTCGATAGCATATCTATGAACATTTTCATCGCTTCACTGGCGATTTTGTTCTTGTCACTCTTGTTCATAGAGTTGCTGACATCCAGCAACAGGACAGCATCAATGTGTGAAGGTGCCGGGGCAGCGGCATGTGCAGTTGAAGCCGCGTACGGGCTTATTGCCAAACTAAGTACTAGGAATAGAGCAGGAACAATACTGAATATTTGAGACTTGATTGTACGTTTGCTAAGATGTTTATGAAGCATAAATAGGGCTCCTCTTGTGTTATAGTTGGCACATATGGCAAGCTGGATAAGGGTTCAAAAATCTGTCAATTGTATGCCATAATGATATAATTAAAGCTTGCAAACTTCAACTTTAGGACCGCCGGCCCAGTAGGATGGTATCTTTTTAGAATCATTTCGGAACCTCTCTGGCTGACAGGCGCGACTGATAGAAAGGACATTTCCATGATTTCATACGTTATCCTAGGGATTACGTTCCTTTATGTCGTAATTCAAATTTTCATTTACGTCTCGCGCGGGCGTAAACCGCATAGCCGCGAGGACATCGATGAAAGACTGTTGGCTGTTCTTAACGGAGGCGAGAAGCGCTGATGAATAAGAAGAAACCTGTTACGTTCCGTCCGTTCAAAGCTCCGCGTTATGCCTATGACAAGCTGCGTATCTGCCGTCATTGCGGAAGTTATACCGCTCTTTCCGAGCAACGATGTAAGAAATGTGATAAAGCCTCCCTTACACCTGTGGAGAGTCGCGCCGCTTCAATTACCGGGCGTAAAATGAGTACCCGCCTATGGTTGGTCCTATTACTGACGCTTATCTCCGTCTACTTCGGCCATGACTTCCTCCAAATGGCACTCTGCGCTTCCGGGGGATTGCTGTTAATCGGCCTACTCTATTACGCCCAGCGCAAGGTGCGTTCTACCGAGAATTTAAGAAGCCTGAACGAACTCCTAGCTCAGAACATATATTTCATCAAAGAAGGATTAGAACTGAATCGCCAGGAGGCCGTCTCCGTTCTTCGTGAGAATGATGTTCTGGCTTACGACAAGCTGCGCGAGCTCTCCATCCTTCTGCGCGGTGATCGCATTGCCAGACAGCGTGTGGCGTTATTGCACGGGTTTCACTTGCGCAAAGATATGGATCTGGAGATGGAACAGCTGCTCCTGAAGGATTTTGAACCGCTATTGGCAGAATACATCGGTGAAATTGCCAAGGTTCGGCATGACCTCATTAAAGACCGTACCTTTCGTTATACGCAAACTTATGAGTCGCAAATTCTTCGTATGGAGAACGGTCGATCTATTCTAACCGGAGTTGCCGGGGCAGCCGTTCGTATGAAACGATATGCCTTGCTGTACTCCACTTTTATAGGCAGATATGTACATGAGCTGCCCCGAGACCGGTTCCTGAGGTTATCCAAGCTGATTGCCGCTAACCCCCATGAACCCTGGAACGGTCTTGATGAAACCGTGGCCCAAATCGTTGAATCCAACTATCGCTGGGACCCGGAATTTCAATAGTTAGCCGTAAGGGCGAAAGAGGTCACTACATATGACGTTCAAACAACTGATAAACCCGCGGAATTTTATGATTATTTTGTGTATTTTTGTGTTGGTACTTCTTGGAGAGAAGGCTTTATTGATCTCGGACAAGATAAATGCCGTACAGGAAGCAGACCGATTGTATGCTGCAGGGGATCTGATCGCCGCTGAAGAGCAGTACCAGGAAGCGGCTGCAAACTCTTCCATTCAATATATGGATGAAGAGATTTCGGCCCGCTTGAAGAAGCTCACCCCGATTACTCTGATACGAAACGGCTTGGAGGAGTTAGACCTATCCTCCCAAGCACAGGCGGCGACCAAGGACTTTGCAGGATTGATGAAAAGTTATGAATCTCTTATCCGTTTGAAAGCCAATTACATGAAGCCTGGAAGTCCCTATGAAACCTATTATCGCCAGTTATCAGCGAATTCAGGCATTTCAGACAGGATAGCATCGTATTTCCAGCAGTTTAAGAAGCAATTCTATGAGGAATTGACACAAAGTAAGGCTATATTAGAGAGTACGGATGATAGCTTCAAATGGAATCTCCTGCTTATTCCAGATCCTTATTTCGGCGGATCCAAGCTAAAACAACAGCAATTGGCCTCCCGATTCGAAGCTTATGACAAGGGAAAGCTGTCGGCTCTGGCGGCAGCAGGACAACTTGAAAGCTTGCTGAACAATGCCCAGACGCAAATGAATAGCTACAAGTTACATCAATATGAAGCTCCCTGGGTATTAGAACAAACAGAGAAAAGCGGACAGCAGATCCTCAGCAAGGATGTGGAGGGGAATAACATCACGGCTTTCACTGAGCATGCTCTGTTGTACAGAAAATTTGCAGATGCTGCAGATTTAAGTTCATCTAAGGTAATTCATTTCGTGGACAACAGCCTGAGTAAACTTCTGAAAAGCGCCGGGCGCATGGTTCGGGCAGGACAGTTTACAGAAGCGATCCAGTTATATGGACAGCTAGATCCACTTCAGGATACATCAGCGGAGATTACAGCGGCATTGCTGTCATGGAATATCGCAGAGCCGGTCCGATTGCTGCCGGGAGGCGAAGAGGCGGAACGATATAGTCATGTAA harbors:
- a CDS encoding VWA domain-containing protein, with the protein product MLHKHLSKRTIKSQIFSIVPALFLVLSLAISPYAASTAHAAAPAPSHIDAVLLLDVSNSMNKSDKNKIASEAMKMFIDMLSTQGDKVGIVAYTDKVQREKALLQISSADDKQDLKDFIDGLDRGSYTDIAVGVEEAIKVLQNGSDPSHEPMIVMLADGNNDLNEATGRTQSQSDQELNQAVEAAKKNGYPIYTIGLNANGKLNKQILADLSDKTGGKAFATDSADDLPQILSEIFASHLKLKIVPVQSITANGSYQDVTVNVPNANVLEANISIMSSQPVTAKLTDPSGKSVAIPSGDVLLSKSKTYSLIKLLTPQQGDWKLQVKGVAKDKIDINLVFNYDLELKIDPLSSNAYKKGDKIDIASHLFSNGTQVTLSNLYQNMNAVLLATDIDTGTVEEIPLDNSGDVFKGTFEVKDNHNYELKVRAEESSFYRESDTVKVNAVKGTAGTGSTGAGTGTGTAGANEEPTDTSTSSKTLYFIIAGVLLLLAAGVALWMLWKKSTRGFVGQMVLEVRDGNTGEKTYPQYKKLNGFRGKFTLHQLLQLAPELKESEKLIFTPGKNDRLLVRGGDGLTVERSGRNADASRGMELKSGDRISVLLPSVDKTIMIEYLV